One genomic window of Thermodesulfobacteriota bacterium includes the following:
- a CDS encoding ATP-binding protein, translating into MRLRCESISRIVVWLAGLLALIMAAVPPLAWFGLSYGLLLSDLKREAEVGSRLVTALVAKNALLWQFDEVRLNHVLESLETDRVPAHRSILGPQGVVAESRIGEVDPPAVSEASPVWDAGKPVGYVEVRRSLRPLIREAAILAAVCASVSGGALLLFLLYPVSALRKALGSLSEEKERARTTLQSIADGVIATDADGKVLLMNGVAESVTGWPLAEAAGRPLEEVFPLRDANGAGVRPPVLPPGSRGFLDSPRSGKRLIDATEAAIAARGKGAVKSVVVFRDVTEKSRMEEEVLRGRKLESLGILAGGIAHDFNNLLTGVLGNVSLAKDMMPRGRRERMRLEEAEKAALKAKELANRLLAFSKGGNPDRRRIPAAEVVRDAARLAVGGTNVRCEFRAQDGLWEMFADPGQIEQVIGNLVINAVQAMPAGGTVRVEMENAPVREGEILHVKEGKYVKVEVTDEGGGIPAEILPRIFDPYFTTKEKGNGLGLANCYTIMKGHGGNIFADSPPGRGATFRLYVPSTGRAPQEAAPAAEPAALPGKGRVLLMDDEDTVRDVAGEMLERLGYAPRFARTGEEAIEMYAREAGGPGAFDLVILDLTVPGGMGGMEASRRLLEDFPDARIIVSSGRVNDPAMLSPGMHGLAGAAAKPYRLEELSRVLRSAQTPG; encoded by the coding sequence ATGCGGCTGCGCTGCGAGTCTATCTCCCGGATCGTCGTCTGGCTGGCCGGACTGCTGGCGCTGATCATGGCGGCCGTCCCGCCGCTGGCGTGGTTCGGCCTCTCCTACGGACTGCTGCTGAGCGACCTCAAGCGGGAAGCGGAGGTCGGATCGCGCTTGGTGACGGCGCTCGTCGCGAAGAACGCGCTTCTCTGGCAGTTCGACGAGGTCCGCCTGAACCACGTCCTCGAGAGCCTCGAAACGGACCGGGTCCCCGCGCACCGCAGCATCCTCGGACCGCAGGGCGTGGTCGCCGAGTCGCGGATCGGAGAGGTCGACCCGCCGGCGGTTTCGGAGGCTTCCCCCGTGTGGGACGCGGGGAAGCCGGTCGGCTACGTGGAAGTCCGCCGCTCCCTTCGCCCGCTGATCCGGGAGGCCGCGATCCTCGCCGCGGTCTGCGCATCGGTCAGCGGGGGCGCGCTGCTGCTGTTCCTCCTGTACCCGGTTTCCGCCCTCCGCAAGGCGCTCGGCTCCCTCTCGGAGGAGAAGGAGCGCGCCCGGACGACGCTCCAGTCGATCGCGGACGGCGTCATCGCGACCGACGCGGACGGGAAGGTCCTCCTGATGAACGGGGTGGCGGAATCGGTCACGGGATGGCCGCTGGCGGAGGCCGCGGGGAGGCCCCTGGAAGAGGTCTTCCCGCTGCGCGACGCGAACGGGGCCGGGGTCCGACCGCCGGTCCTCCCTCCCGGAAGCAGGGGATTCCTTGACTCGCCCCGCAGCGGGAAGCGGCTGATCGACGCCACCGAAGCGGCGATCGCCGCCCGCGGGAAGGGGGCCGTGAAGTCGGTCGTCGTCTTCCGGGACGTCACGGAAAAGAGCCGGATGGAGGAGGAGGTCCTCCGCGGCCGCAAGCTCGAGTCGCTCGGGATCCTGGCGGGAGGAATCGCCCACGACTTCAACAACCTCCTGACGGGTGTCCTCGGCAACGTCTCCCTGGCGAAGGACATGATGCCGCGCGGCCGGCGGGAGCGCATGCGGCTGGAGGAGGCGGAAAAGGCCGCACTGAAGGCGAAGGAGCTGGCCAATCGCCTGCTCGCCTTCTCCAAGGGGGGAAACCCGGACCGGCGGAGGATCCCGGCGGCAGAGGTGGTCCGGGACGCCGCCCGTCTCGCCGTCGGCGGCACGAACGTCCGCTGCGAGTTCCGGGCGCAGGACGGCCTCTGGGAGATGTTCGCCGACCCGGGGCAGATCGAACAGGTGATCGGAAACCTGGTCATCAACGCCGTCCAGGCGATGCCGGCCGGGGGAACCGTCCGCGTGGAGATGGAAAACGCGCCGGTGCGGGAAGGGGAGATCCTTCATGTGAAGGAGGGGAAATACGTGAAGGTCGAAGTGACCGACGAGGGGGGCGGGATCCCCGCGGAGATCCTGCCGAGGATCTTCGACCCCTACTTCACCACCAAGGAGAAGGGAAACGGCCTGGGGCTCGCGAACTGCTACACCATCATGAAGGGGCACGGCGGCAACATCTTCGCGGATTCCCCGCCGGGGAGGGGGGCGACGTTCCGCCTGTACGTGCCGTCGACCGGCAGGGCGCCGCAGGAAGCTGCGCCCGCGGCGGAGCCGGCCGCCCTTCCGGGGAAGGGGAGGGTTCTCCTCATGGACGACGAGGACACGGTGCGGGACGTCGCGGGGGAGATGCTGGAGCGCCTCGGATACGCTCCACGGTTCGCCCGCACCGGCGAAGAGGCGATCGAGATGTACGCCAGGGAGGCCGGGGGGCCCGGCGCCTTCGACCTGGTGATCCTGGACCTCACCGTCCCGGGCGGAATGGGAGGCATGGAGGCCTCGCGCCGCCTCCTCGAGGATTTTCCGGACGCGCGCATCATCGTGTCGAGCGGCCGCGTCAACGATCCGGCGATGCTGAGCCCCGGGATGCACGGATTGGCGGGCGCC